In one Neobacillus sp. WH10 genomic region, the following are encoded:
- a CDS encoding MFS transporter has product MPRALWLLIIGMAVNVIGSSFLWPLNTIYIHDHLGKSLSVAGIVLMLNSGANVIGNLYGGHLFDKIGGYKSIILGIGISLLALVGLSLWHDWPQYVVFLTIAGFGTGIIFPSMYAMAGSVWKEGGRKSFNALYVAQNLGVAVGASLGGIVADYSFQLIFLANTIMYVFFLLIAVFGYKRITVEPVKHDHNEKALTPVESKVNLQALLIICSGYLLCWVAYSQWTTTIASYTQEINISLTQYSLLWTINGAIIVLGQPLLIGVLKYLSASLKLQILIGIGIFIVSFLVAGKATAFSGFLVAMIILTIGEMFIWPAVPTIAFDLAPKGREGFYQGIVNSTATGGRMVGPLLGGMLVDFYSMSALFLVLISLFLISIVTTLVYDRHLKTEKQFEAKTS; this is encoded by the coding sequence ATGCCACGTGCCTTATGGCTTTTAATCATCGGGATGGCAGTGAATGTAATAGGCTCTTCTTTTTTATGGCCTTTAAATACAATCTATATTCACGATCATTTAGGAAAGTCCCTTTCCGTTGCCGGGATTGTCCTAATGCTAAACTCGGGAGCAAACGTAATTGGAAATCTCTATGGCGGCCATTTATTTGATAAAATTGGCGGCTATAAATCTATAATACTGGGAATTGGTATTTCCCTTTTAGCACTGGTCGGCTTATCACTTTGGCATGATTGGCCACAATACGTCGTTTTTCTTACCATTGCCGGCTTTGGTACAGGAATTATTTTTCCATCGATGTATGCGATGGCGGGTTCAGTTTGGAAAGAAGGCGGACGTAAATCGTTTAATGCCCTTTATGTCGCACAAAACCTTGGGGTTGCCGTAGGTGCTTCTCTTGGCGGGATCGTTGCAGATTACTCATTCCAATTAATCTTCTTAGCAAATACCATCATGTATGTTTTCTTTTTACTAATTGCTGTATTTGGATATAAGAGGATCACGGTAGAGCCTGTAAAACACGACCATAATGAAAAAGCATTGACTCCAGTAGAAAGTAAAGTAAATTTACAGGCTTTATTAATAATATGTTCGGGCTATTTGCTTTGTTGGGTTGCCTATAGTCAATGGACAACAACTATTGCTTCTTACACACAGGAAATCAATATTTCATTGACACAATACAGCTTATTGTGGACCATAAACGGTGCCATTATCGTCCTTGGGCAACCGTTATTAATTGGAGTGCTGAAGTATTTATCGGCTTCACTAAAGCTACAAATCCTAATTGGAATTGGTATCTTTATCGTTTCATTTTTAGTGGCGGGAAAAGCAACTGCTTTTTCAGGATTCCTCGTAGCCATGATTATCCTAACAATCGGTGAAATGTTCATCTGGCCTGCGGTTCCTACAATAGCTTTCGATTTAGCTCCTAAGGGGAGAGAAGGCTTTTATCAAGGAATTGTCAATAGCACTGCAACGGGCGGTAGAATGGTTGGCCCTCTACTTGGCGGGATGCTTGTTGACTTCTATAGCATGTCGGCGTTATTTCTTGTTTTAATTTCACTGTTCCTTATTTCAATTGTAACGACTCTAGTATATGATCGTCACTTAAAAACGGAAAAACAGTTTGAAGCAAAAACATCGTAG
- a CDS encoding ammonia-forming cytochrome c nitrite reductase subunit c552 gives MGRFRYGAYLLLLALVLIITGCGNDSGDKTASATGKKTTGLSADEISNEAFKDKFPLQYNSYKKNDKMEETKYNGSVKRSKFDADKEPLLPILFNGYGFAIEYNEDRGHTYAFEDIRNVKRITDKSVGSCYTCKSTAVPKMIEEMGDSYWGANFNKDIWPKGEAMGHSPIGCSDCHDPKTMDLRVTRPSFYKALEAKGVDTSKPTKNDMRTYVCGQCHDEYYFAAKNSEVTYPWTKGFKPEEMYEYYNTIAKENGFEKDWISNISGTPMLKAQHPEFETHSSGTHGKANVSCADCHMPYERVDGKRKISSHWWTSPLKTMQTSCGQCHGDRDLDKLKDRVLEIQEANVSGLHDAQNISTSAHYYVNKMITSGVSEEKIKEAQEFVRKGQWYWDIIAAENSSGFHNPQGSMDSLRISIEQSNKAIRLATEELVKKGVNMEELDQEIEKVIKAVADEKVNEKKKDHAVNSYFPAQAPVVPAAPKK, from the coding sequence ATGGGAAGGTTCCGATATGGGGCATATCTTCTGCTACTAGCACTTGTTTTGATAATCACTGGCTGCGGTAATGATTCCGGTGACAAAACAGCTTCAGCAACAGGCAAGAAGACGACAGGCCTTTCAGCAGATGAAATAAGCAATGAAGCATTCAAGGACAAATTTCCGCTTCAATATAACAGCTATAAGAAAAATGATAAGATGGAAGAAACTAAATATAATGGTTCAGTAAAACGAAGCAAATTTGATGCCGATAAAGAGCCATTACTACCGATTCTATTCAATGGCTATGGATTTGCGATCGAATATAACGAAGATCGCGGACATACTTATGCATTCGAAGATATTCGTAACGTCAAACGTATTACAGATAAATCAGTTGGTTCTTGTTATACATGTAAATCAACCGCTGTACCAAAAATGATTGAAGAAATGGGCGACAGCTACTGGGGCGCAAATTTTAATAAAGATATTTGGCCAAAAGGGGAAGCGATGGGTCATTCTCCAATCGGCTGTTCTGACTGCCATGATCCAAAAACAATGGATTTACGCGTAACCCGCCCAAGTTTTTATAAAGCATTAGAGGCTAAGGGAGTAGATACGTCAAAACCAACTAAAAATGATATGCGCACCTATGTTTGCGGTCAGTGCCATGATGAATATTACTTTGCTGCAAAAAATAGTGAAGTTACCTACCCGTGGACAAAGGGCTTCAAACCTGAAGAAATGTATGAATACTATAACACGATTGCAAAAGAAAACGGTTTTGAAAAAGACTGGATCAGCAATATTTCCGGAACGCCAATGTTAAAGGCACAACATCCGGAATTTGAAACTCATTCATCAGGCACACATGGTAAAGCAAATGTATCTTGTGCGGATTGCCATATGCCATATGAACGTGTCGATGGAAAAAGGAAGATCTCATCACATTGGTGGACTTCTCCGCTTAAGACCATGCAAACTTCTTGCGGACAGTGCCATGGTGACCGTGATTTAGACAAATTGAAAGACCGCGTGCTTGAAATTCAAGAAGCTAACGTAAGCGGATTACATGATGCACAAAATATTTCTACTTCTGCCCATTATTATGTGAACAAAATGATAACTTCCGGTGTAAGTGAAGAGAAGATCAAAGAAGCACAAGAGTTTGTTCGTAAAGGCCAATGGTACTGGGATATCATTGCCGCTGAAAATTCTTCAGGCTTCCATAACCCACAAGGATCAATGGATTCTTTAAGGATTTCTATTGAGCAGTCTAATAAAGCAATTCGTCTTGCAACAGAAGAGCTTGTGAAAAAAGGTGTTAACATGGAAGAGCTTGATCAGGAAATTGAAAAAGTGATAAAGGCTGTTGCGGATGAGAAAGTGAATGAAAAGAAAAAAGACCATGCTGTTAACAGCTATTTCCCAGCCCAAGCACCAGTTGTACCGGCAGCTCCAAAAAAATAG